From a region of the Gordonia sp. PP30 genome:
- the folP gene encoding dihydropteroate synthase, with protein MAIVNRTPDSFYDRGATFTDEAAQARIDTVIAEGADIVDLGGVKAGPGEEVDADAEAGRVVPMIAWIRARYPDILISVDTWRGEVAAAAVAAGADLINDTWAGADPDLVRVAADSGAGLVCSHTGGAVVRTRPHRVAYADIVGEVTAELVAAAERAEAAGVRRDGILIDPTHDFGKNTHHGLTLLRHVDRLVATGRPVLMALSNKDFIGETLGVELDQRVAGTLAATALAAAAGARVFRVHEVADTRRVLDMTASIAGTRPPARTVRGLA; from the coding sequence ATGGCCATCGTCAACCGCACCCCCGACTCGTTCTACGACCGGGGGGCCACCTTCACCGACGAGGCCGCGCAGGCGCGGATCGACACGGTGATCGCCGAAGGCGCCGACATCGTCGACCTCGGCGGGGTGAAGGCCGGTCCGGGTGAGGAGGTCGACGCGGACGCCGAGGCCGGCCGCGTGGTGCCGATGATCGCGTGGATCCGCGCGCGGTATCCCGACATCCTCATCAGCGTCGACACCTGGCGCGGCGAGGTCGCCGCCGCGGCGGTCGCGGCCGGAGCCGACCTGATCAACGACACCTGGGCGGGTGCCGATCCCGACCTGGTGCGGGTGGCCGCCGACAGCGGCGCCGGACTGGTCTGCTCGCACACCGGTGGCGCCGTCGTCCGGACCCGGCCGCACCGGGTGGCCTACGCCGACATCGTCGGCGAGGTGACCGCTGAGCTGGTGGCGGCCGCCGAGCGGGCCGAGGCGGCCGGGGTGCGCCGCGACGGCATCCTGATCGACCCCACCCACGACTTCGGCAAGAACACCCATCACGGGCTCACGCTGCTGCGCCACGTCGACCGGCTCGTCGCCACCGGCCGGCCGGTGCTGATGGCGCTGAGCAACAAGGATTTCATCGGTGAGACCCTGGGCGTGGAATTGGACCAGCGGGTGGCCGGTACGCTGGCCGCGACGGCTCTGGCCGCCGCCGCGGGTGCCCGGGTGTTCCGGGTCCACGAAGTCGCCGACACCCGCCGCGTGCTGGACATGACCGCATCGATAGCGGGGACCCGCCCGCCGGCCCGCACGGTCAGAGGATTGGCATGA
- a CDS encoding long-chain-acyl-CoA synthetase encodes MAQSTSQNPALARNRVGLVDLVKGAVGMAPDALSMAQHAPGLVFRSPDAKKTIGHIFQKLAHKHPDRPFVRFEGETLTYGEANRRVNRYAAVLAGRGVVTGDVVGILAENSATDLLVVLATLKLGAVAGMLNYNQHGHVIDHSMTLLDAKVLVRDPRCTDAWETMSPEQHPEHVFDFAELDAAAAGKPGTDPAATAALPASTTAFYIFTSGTTGLPKASVMSHNRWLANYSGIGGLAVRLRPSDTMYVPLPLYHNNALSVSLGAVLAGGACIAIARKFSASRFWDDVIANRATAFCYIGELCRYLLAQPEKPTDRQHAVRVCAGNGMRPEIWDEFSERFGIDRIVEFYGASELNLAFVNAFNVKRTAGFCPLPFKVVDYEADGSPKRDAQGRLRSVRKGEPGLLIAEISERVPLDGYTDDTETEKKVIRDAFKDGDAYFNSGDLVRQQGFFHIAFVDRLGDTFRWKGENVATTEVEAALGTFDAIEQAVVYGVEVPGCDGRAGMAALTLREGVTLDAAALAAHLYAELPGYAVPLFLRMVQKIEATTTFKNRKVELRDESYTDVAGDEVLVLRGRADGYVPFYDEYPAEVAAAKAPR; translated from the coding sequence ATGGCTCAATCGACCAGCCAGAACCCCGCCCTCGCGCGTAACCGTGTCGGCCTCGTCGATCTGGTGAAGGGTGCCGTCGGCATGGCGCCGGACGCGCTCTCGATGGCTCAGCACGCGCCCGGTCTGGTGTTCCGTTCGCCGGACGCCAAGAAGACCATCGGGCACATCTTCCAGAAGCTCGCCCACAAGCACCCGGACCGCCCGTTCGTGCGCTTCGAGGGGGAGACCCTCACCTACGGCGAGGCCAACCGCCGCGTCAACCGCTACGCGGCGGTGCTCGCCGGCCGCGGGGTCGTCACCGGCGATGTCGTCGGCATCCTCGCCGAGAACAGCGCCACCGACCTGCTGGTGGTGCTGGCGACCCTCAAGCTCGGCGCCGTCGCGGGCATGCTGAACTACAACCAGCACGGCCACGTGATCGACCACAGCATGACGCTGCTGGACGCGAAGGTCCTGGTCCGGGACCCGCGCTGCACAGATGCGTGGGAGACGATGAGCCCCGAGCAGCACCCCGAGCATGTGTTTGACTTCGCTGAACTCGACGCCGCGGCCGCAGGCAAGCCGGGCACCGATCCGGCGGCGACGGCCGCGCTGCCCGCGTCGACCACCGCGTTCTACATCTTCACCTCCGGCACCACCGGTCTGCCCAAGGCGAGCGTGATGAGCCACAACCGCTGGCTCGCCAACTACTCGGGCATCGGCGGTCTGGCGGTCCGGCTGCGCCCGAGCGACACCATGTACGTACCGCTGCCGCTGTACCACAACAACGCGCTCTCGGTGTCGCTTGGCGCGGTCCTGGCCGGCGGTGCCTGTATCGCCATCGCCCGCAAGTTCTCCGCGTCCCGGTTCTGGGACGACGTGATCGCCAACCGGGCCACCGCGTTCTGCTACATCGGCGAACTGTGCCGCTACCTGCTGGCGCAGCCGGAGAAGCCCACCGACCGGCAGCACGCCGTCCGGGTGTGCGCCGGTAACGGTATGCGGCCGGAGATCTGGGACGAGTTCTCCGAGCGCTTCGGCATCGACCGCATCGTCGAGTTCTACGGCGCCAGCGAACTCAACCTCGCCTTCGTGAACGCCTTCAACGTCAAGCGCACCGCCGGTTTCTGCCCGCTGCCGTTCAAGGTGGTCGACTACGAGGCCGACGGCAGCCCCAAGCGTGACGCCCAGGGCCGACTGCGCTCGGTGCGGAAGGGGGAGCCGGGGCTGCTGATCGCCGAGATCAGCGAGCGCGTCCCGCTCGACGGGTACACCGACGACACCGAGACCGAGAAGAAGGTGATCCGCGACGCCTTCAAGGACGGCGACGCCTACTTCAACTCCGGCGACCTGGTGCGCCAGCAGGGCTTCTTCCACATCGCCTTCGTCGACCGCCTCGGCGACACCTTCCGGTGGAAGGGCGAGAACGTGGCGACCACCGAGGTGGAGGCCGCCCTCGGTACGTTCGACGCGATCGAGCAGGCCGTCGTCTACGGCGTCGAGGTCCCCGGCTGTGACGGGCGTGCCGGGATGGCGGCGCTGACCCTGCGCGAGGGCGTCACGCTCGACGCCGCCGCGCTGGCCGCGCACCTGTACGCCGAGCTCCCAGGCTACGCCGTCCCGCTCTTCCTGCGGATGGTGCAGAAGATCGAGGCCACCACCACCTTCAAGAACCGGAAGGTGGAACTGCGCGACGAGTCGTACACCGACGTCGCCGGCGACGAGGTCCTGGTCCTGCGGGGCCGCGCCGACGGCTACGTCCCGTTCTACGACGAGTACCCGGCCGAGGTGGCCGCCGCCAAGGCTCCGCGCTGA
- a CDS encoding TIGR00730 family Rossman fold protein, which yields MSAICVYCASGPVDHSYLDLAEQTGRAIAEAGHALVTGGGRVGMMGAVVRGARAAGGYTIGIIPEHLMAAEVADTDSHELIVTDTMRERKRLMDDLSDGFITLPGGIGTLEELFETWTGGFLGVHDKPIALLNHDGFYDPMLTWLDDLATRGFVAPRALARLRVVPDLGAALAIADPAVG from the coding sequence ATGAGCGCGATCTGCGTGTACTGCGCGTCCGGCCCGGTCGACCACAGCTATCTCGACCTCGCCGAACAGACCGGCCGCGCCATCGCCGAGGCCGGCCACGCGCTGGTCACCGGGGGCGGCCGGGTCGGCATGATGGGCGCCGTAGTGCGTGGCGCGCGGGCGGCCGGCGGCTACACCATCGGCATCATCCCCGAGCATCTGATGGCCGCCGAGGTCGCCGACACCGACTCCCACGAGCTGATCGTCACGGACACGATGCGCGAGCGGAAACGGCTGATGGACGACCTCTCCGACGGCTTCATCACCCTGCCCGGGGGCATCGGCACCCTCGAAGAACTGTTCGAGACCTGGACCGGCGGGTTCCTCGGCGTGCACGACAAGCCGATCGCCCTGCTCAACCACGACGGCTTCTACGACCCGATGCTGACCTGGCTCGACGATCTCGCGACGCGCGGGTTCGTCGCTCCGCGCGCGCTGGCCCGGCTGCGGGTGGTGCCGGACCTGGGGGCCGCGCTGGCCATAGCTGACCCGGCGGTAGGGTAG
- a CDS encoding TIGR00730 family Rossman fold protein encodes MTDTPPEPLDDDRPVDDDAGIRYAGAAKVLVPEGADYVTSDETLLKWVDPRDGARMLERTVRDSWRVLRIQSEFVAGFDALDKVTEAVTVFGSARSRPGSAEYELGVELGRLLAQAGFSVITGGGPGAMEATNKGAFEAGGESIGLNIELPFEQHVNPYLTLGMNFRYFFVRKTMFVKYAQGFVCLPGGIGTLDELFEAYTLVQTGKVTRFPIVLIGRDFWAPLVDWIRSSLAGGGKISAGDDDLITLVDTPAEAVAVVRASGIR; translated from the coding sequence ATGACCGACACCCCGCCCGAACCGCTCGACGACGACCGGCCGGTCGACGACGACGCAGGCATCCGCTACGCCGGTGCCGCCAAGGTGCTCGTCCCGGAGGGCGCCGACTACGTCACCAGCGACGAGACGCTGCTCAAGTGGGTCGATCCGCGCGACGGCGCGCGCATGCTCGAGCGCACCGTCCGCGACTCCTGGCGGGTGCTGCGGATCCAGTCGGAGTTCGTCGCTGGGTTCGACGCCCTGGACAAGGTGACCGAGGCGGTGACGGTGTTCGGCTCGGCCCGGTCCAGGCCCGGCAGCGCCGAGTACGAACTCGGGGTGGAGCTCGGCCGCCTGCTGGCGCAGGCGGGCTTCTCGGTGATCACCGGCGGCGGCCCCGGCGCGATGGAGGCGACCAACAAGGGCGCATTCGAGGCGGGCGGCGAGTCGATCGGCCTCAACATCGAGCTGCCCTTCGAGCAGCACGTCAACCCGTATCTGACCCTCGGGATGAACTTCCGCTACTTCTTTGTCCGCAAGACGATGTTCGTCAAGTACGCGCAGGGCTTCGTCTGCCTCCCCGGCGGTATCGGGACGCTCGACGAGCTCTTCGAGGCGTACACGCTGGTGCAGACCGGTAAAGTGACCCGCTTCCCGATCGTGCTCATCGGCCGCGACTTCTGGGCGCCACTGGTCGACTGGATCCGGTCGAGCCTGGCCGGCGGCGGCAAGATCAGTGCGGGTGACGACGACCTGATCACCCTCGTCGACACGCCCGCCGAAGCCGTCGCGGTGGTCCGTGCCTCGGGGATTCGATGA
- the dapE gene encoding succinyl-diaminopimelate desuccinylase, with protein sequence MSVPDLNLRADPAELTAALVDMPSVSHDESLIADAVEAALRAQTRGFEISRFGNRLLARTTRGRASRVILAGHLDTVPIAGNVPSHRTVTDDEGDVLHGCGTVDMKSGLAVFLHLAATLDDPAHDLTLICYDCEEIAAKYNGLGVIEREKPEWLAGDVAILGEPTGGLIEAGCQGTLRVRLSANGTRAHSARAWMGDNAVHKLGRALTTLHGYTPRRVDIDGCEYREGLSAVAVGGGVAGNVVPDEAYLDVNFRFAPDRSPEQAFEHVREVFAADLDGGVLTAEVTDSAPGALPGLANPAAAALVEAAQGRFRAKYGWTDVARFAALGVPAVNLGPGDPSLAHRADERVPVAQIHEVTGLLRRYLAG encoded by the coding sequence GTGAGCGTTCCGGACCTGAACCTGCGTGCCGATCCTGCCGAACTGACCGCCGCGCTGGTCGACATGCCCAGCGTGAGCCACGACGAATCGCTGATCGCCGATGCGGTCGAGGCGGCGCTGCGCGCGCAGACGCGCGGCTTCGAGATCAGCCGGTTCGGCAACCGGCTGCTGGCCCGGACCACGCGGGGCAGGGCTTCCCGGGTGATCCTCGCCGGGCACCTCGACACCGTGCCGATCGCCGGGAACGTGCCGTCGCATCGAACCGTGACCGACGACGAGGGCGACGTGCTGCACGGGTGCGGCACCGTCGACATGAAGTCGGGGCTGGCGGTGTTCCTGCACCTGGCGGCCACCCTCGACGACCCCGCGCACGACCTGACCCTGATCTGCTACGACTGCGAGGAGATCGCCGCCAAGTACAACGGGCTCGGCGTGATCGAACGCGAGAAGCCCGAGTGGCTGGCCGGCGACGTGGCGATCCTCGGCGAGCCCACCGGCGGACTGATCGAGGCCGGGTGCCAGGGGACGCTGCGAGTCCGCCTGTCCGCCAACGGGACTCGCGCCCACTCGGCGCGCGCGTGGATGGGCGACAACGCCGTCCACAAGCTCGGGCGCGCGCTGACCACGTTGCACGGCTACACGCCGCGGCGCGTCGACATCGACGGCTGCGAGTACCGCGAGGGCCTGTCGGCGGTGGCCGTCGGCGGTGGGGTGGCCGGGAACGTCGTGCCCGACGAGGCGTACCTGGACGTGAACTTCCGGTTCGCTCCCGACCGGTCGCCGGAGCAGGCCTTCGAGCACGTGCGCGAGGTCTTCGCCGCCGATCTGGACGGCGGCGTGCTGACCGCGGAGGTCACCGATTCCGCGCCCGGCGCCCTCCCCGGCCTGGCCAATCCCGCGGCGGCCGCTCTGGTCGAGGCGGCCCAGGGGCGGTTCCGTGCGAAGTACGGGTGGACCGACGTCGCCCGTTTCGCCGCGCTCGGGGTCCCCGCGGTGAACCTCGGCCCGGGTGATCCGAGCCTGGCCCACCGGGCGGACGAGCGCGTTCCCGTCGCGCAGATCCACGAGGTGACCGGCCTGCTGCGCAGGTATCTGGCGGGGTGA
- the dapD gene encoding 2,3,4,5-tetrahydropyridine-2,6-dicarboxylate N-succinyltransferase: MTTQGAVAIGIATLTDDGVVLDTWYPAPELTAGGEAAGTTVLSDVDTPRELVDAVAVDGARAVKTVAVRTVIADLNDDPIDAHDVYLRLHLLSHRLVKPHGQNLTGIFGLLANVVWTNFGPCAVDGFEATRLRLRGRGHVTVYSVDKFPRMVDYVVPSGVRIGDADRVRLGAHLAPGTTVMHEGFVNFNAGTLGTSMVEGRISAGVVIGDGSDIGGGASTMGTLSGGGKEIISIGRRCLLGANAGCGIPLGDDCVIEAGLYITAGTKVTGPDGTVVKARDLAGQSNLLFRRNSTSGAVEVTAKAGDGIELNEALHAHN, translated from the coding sequence GTGACTACTCAAGGTGCTGTTGCCATCGGAATCGCTACGCTCACCGACGACGGCGTCGTCCTGGACACGTGGTACCCCGCCCCCGAACTGACCGCCGGTGGCGAGGCCGCCGGCACCACTGTGCTGAGCGACGTCGACACCCCGCGCGAACTGGTCGACGCGGTCGCCGTCGACGGCGCCCGCGCCGTCAAGACCGTCGCCGTCCGCACGGTGATCGCCGACCTGAACGACGACCCGATCGACGCGCACGACGTCTACCTGCGCCTGCACCTGCTGTCGCACCGTCTCGTCAAGCCACACGGTCAGAACCTCACCGGTATCTTCGGGCTGCTCGCCAACGTCGTGTGGACCAACTTCGGCCCGTGCGCCGTCGACGGCTTCGAAGCCACCCGCCTGCGACTGCGCGGCCGCGGCCATGTCACCGTCTACTCGGTCGACAAGTTCCCCCGCATGGTTGACTACGTGGTGCCGTCCGGCGTCCGCATCGGCGACGCCGACCGTGTCCGCCTCGGCGCGCATCTCGCCCCGGGCACCACCGTGATGCACGAAGGCTTCGTCAACTTCAACGCCGGTACCCTCGGCACCTCGATGGTGGAGGGCCGGATCTCGGCAGGCGTCGTGATCGGCGACGGCTCCGACATCGGCGGCGGCGCGTCGACCATGGGCACCCTGTCCGGCGGCGGCAAGGAGATCATCTCCATCGGCCGCCGCTGCCTCCTCGGCGCCAACGCCGGCTGCGGCATCCCGCTCGGCGACGACTGCGTGATCGAGGCCGGGCTCTACATCACAGCGGGCACCAAGGTCACTGGCCCGGACGGCACCGTCGTCAAGGCCCGCGATCTGGCCGGACAGTCGAACCTGCTGTTCCGCCGCAACTCCACCAGCGGTGCGGTGGAAGTGACGGCCAAGGCGGGCGACGGGATCGAGCTCAACGAGGCTCTGCACGCGCACAACTGA
- a CDS encoding OsmC family protein, with amino-acid sequence MADTELIDLPAPTADTPLNAITVATADAVRKNPKNAAAVFAAEAVGTDGVKSDVVLRSFSITVDEPPVLGGSDSAPNPVEYYLASLLSCQVVTYRFWAQRLGIQVDSLALRAEGDLDVRGFFGLDDDVRPGFGAIRIVVDVSGPDTEARYAELHEAVEKHCPVLDLTVNPTPVSSELRVTTV; translated from the coding sequence ATGGCTGACACCGAACTGATCGATCTCCCCGCTCCGACCGCCGACACCCCGCTGAACGCGATCACCGTCGCGACGGCGGACGCGGTCCGCAAGAACCCGAAGAACGCCGCCGCGGTGTTCGCCGCCGAGGCCGTCGGCACGGACGGCGTCAAGTCCGACGTGGTGCTGCGGTCGTTCTCGATCACCGTGGATGAGCCACCGGTTCTGGGCGGTTCGGACTCGGCGCCCAACCCGGTCGAGTACTACCTGGCTTCGCTGCTGTCGTGCCAGGTCGTGACCTACCGCTTCTGGGCGCAGCGCCTCGGCATCCAGGTCGACTCGCTCGCGCTGCGCGCCGAGGGCGATCTGGACGTCCGCGGCTTCTTCGGGCTCGACGACGATGTCCGCCCGGGCTTCGGCGCGATCCGCATCGTCGTCGACGTGTCCGGCCCGGACACCGAGGCGCGGTACGCGGAGCTCCACGAGGCGGTCGAGAAGCACTGCCCCGTGCTCGACCTGACCGTGAACCCCACCCCGGTCTCCAGCGAACTGCGCGTCACGACCGTCTGA
- the dapC gene encoding succinyldiaminopimelate transaminase, with amino-acid sequence MVTAVRRLRPVSAALPDFPWDTISGAKAKASAHPEGIVDLSVGTPVDPVDAVIRQGLADASEFPGYPATIGTLELREAAAGALARRFGIDGLDEASILPVIGTKEAIAGLPSQLGVPAGELVVIPEVAYPTYEVGALLTGARVLRADSTVAIGPEIPALLFLNSPSNPTGKVLPADHLRKVVSWARERGVVVVSDECYLGLAWDRPAVSILDPAVCDGDHTGLIAVHSLSKVSNLASYRAGFLAGDKGLIAELLAVRKHAGLIVPFPVQGAMVAALNDDVHVDAQRERYRLRRAKLKAALESAGFTIDHSEAGLYLWATATSLPELGPPERASPPELVEGKSRATLDWFAERGILVAPGDFYGPRGANHIRMAFTATDERVDAAVARLS; translated from the coding sequence ATCGTGACGGCGGTTCGACGACTGCGTCCGGTCAGCGCGGCGCTGCCCGACTTCCCGTGGGACACCATCTCCGGTGCGAAGGCGAAGGCCTCCGCGCACCCGGAGGGGATCGTCGATCTGTCCGTCGGCACACCGGTCGATCCGGTCGACGCCGTGATCCGCCAGGGGCTGGCCGACGCCTCCGAGTTCCCGGGCTATCCGGCGACGATCGGCACGCTGGAACTGCGTGAGGCGGCGGCCGGCGCGCTGGCCCGTCGTTTCGGGATCGACGGACTGGACGAGGCGTCGATCCTCCCGGTGATCGGCACCAAGGAGGCGATCGCCGGGCTGCCGTCGCAGCTGGGCGTGCCCGCGGGGGAGCTCGTGGTGATCCCCGAGGTGGCGTACCCGACCTACGAGGTCGGCGCGCTGCTGACCGGAGCCCGCGTGCTGCGGGCGGACTCGACCGTCGCGATCGGGCCGGAGATCCCGGCGCTGCTGTTCCTCAACTCGCCGTCGAACCCGACGGGCAAGGTGCTGCCCGCCGATCACCTGCGCAAGGTGGTGTCGTGGGCGCGTGAGCGCGGCGTGGTGGTCGTGTCCGACGAGTGCTATCTCGGTCTGGCCTGGGATCGGCCCGCCGTGTCGATTCTGGATCCGGCGGTCTGCGACGGTGACCACACGGGCCTCATCGCGGTGCATTCGCTGTCGAAGGTGTCGAATCTGGCGTCGTACCGGGCCGGTTTCCTGGCCGGCGACAAGGGCCTGATCGCCGAGCTGCTCGCGGTCCGCAAGCACGCGGGCCTGATCGTCCCGTTCCCGGTCCAGGGCGCGATGGTCGCGGCGCTGAACGACGACGTCCATGTGGATGCCCAGCGCGAGCGTTACCGTCTCCGCCGGGCGAAGCTGAAGGCGGCACTGGAGTCCGCCGGGTTCACCATCGATCATTCCGAAGCGGGCCTGTACCTCTGGGCGACCGCGACCTCGCTGCCCGAGCTCGGGCCGCCTGAGCGTGCCTCGCCGCCTGAGCTTGTCGAAGGCAAGTCCCGCGCGACCCTGGATTGGTTCGCCGAGCGCGGCATCCTGGTGGCCCCCGGCGACTTCTACGGTCCGCGCGGTGCGAACCACATCCGGATGGCGTTCACGGCGACCGACGAGCGCGTCGACGCCGCCGTCGCCCGGCTCTCCTGA
- the fdxA gene encoding ferredoxin: MTYIIAEPCVDVMDKACVEECPVDCIYEGGRSLYIQPDECVDCGACEPVCPVEAIFYEDDVPDEWEPYVSANVDFFDELGSPGGASKIGKTDYDPPFVKNLPPMGEED, encoded by the coding sequence GTGACCTACATCATCGCGGAACCGTGTGTGGATGTGATGGACAAGGCGTGCGTCGAGGAATGCCCCGTCGACTGCATCTACGAGGGCGGCCGCAGCCTCTACATCCAGCCCGACGAGTGCGTCGACTGCGGTGCGTGTGAACCGGTCTGTCCGGTCGAGGCCATCTTCTACGAGGACGACGTTCCGGACGAGTGGGAGCCCTACGTCAGCGCCAACGTCGACTTCTTCGATGAGCTCGGTTCGCCGGGCGGCGCGAGCAAGATCGGTAAGACCGATTACGACCCGCCGTTCGTGAAAAACCTGCCGCCCATGGGCGAAGAGGACTAG
- a CDS encoding FAD-dependent oxidoreductase, protein MRIVVVGGVAGGMSAAARARRLDESAEIIVFERGDHPSFANCGLPYYVSGEITDRQDLLVQTPESLREALDIDVRVRHEVIAVDAAAKTVDVRSADGVETVEYDALVLSPGAKAVRPPLPGLDSPRVQTLRTVADAVRLKDTVDSGAGSTSTPLSMNSASGPTATAALRAVVLGAGFIGLEAAEGLRMRGLTVDVVELAPHVLPPLETEMAALIRDELTRLGITVHDGIAAVAIDSRDDEDVVVLGDGTMIEADVVVLSVGVTPDTAVFAAAGVECERGAIVVDEHGRTDVDGIWAVGDATLATDRVTGLRRPVPLAGPANRAGRLVADDIVTPQIARPIPHPLGTAIVRVGELTAALTGANRAALDAAGIDYRTVHLHADHHAGYFPGARQLHLMMHLRTSDGLILGAQGVGPEGVDKRIDVLATAIANAMTGPELIDLDLAYAPPFGSAKDPVNLLGMIAENVLDGEMALWYAEQVADPGYFILDVRSQEEYDDDHLDGAYLVPHTEVRARLDEIREAAAGRPIRVHCASGKRSYLAYRVLTAAGLEAANLSGGLLTLRAALAHEPALA, encoded by the coding sequence ATGAGAATCGTTGTGGTCGGCGGCGTCGCCGGCGGAATGAGTGCCGCGGCCCGGGCCCGCCGCCTGGACGAGTCGGCCGAGATCATCGTCTTCGAGCGCGGGGATCACCCGTCATTCGCGAACTGCGGCCTGCCGTACTACGTGAGCGGCGAGATCACCGATCGGCAGGATCTACTGGTCCAGACCCCCGAATCGCTGCGGGAGGCGCTCGACATCGACGTGCGCGTGCGGCACGAGGTGATCGCCGTGGATGCGGCGGCCAAGACCGTCGATGTGCGCAGCGCGGACGGCGTCGAGACGGTCGAGTACGACGCGCTCGTCCTCTCCCCCGGAGCCAAGGCCGTACGACCACCGCTGCCCGGGCTCGATTCGCCGCGCGTGCAGACACTGCGGACGGTCGCGGATGCGGTGCGGCTGAAGGACACGGTCGACTCGGGCGCCGGGAGCACTTCGACTCCGCTCAGCATGAACTCCGCGAGCGGGCCTACCGCGACAGCCGCGCTCCGCGCGGTGGTTCTGGGCGCCGGTTTCATCGGCTTGGAGGCCGCCGAGGGCCTGCGCATGCGCGGTCTCACGGTCGACGTCGTGGAACTGGCGCCGCACGTGTTGCCGCCACTGGAGACCGAGATGGCCGCACTGATCCGCGACGAGCTCACGCGACTGGGCATCACGGTGCACGACGGCATCGCGGCCGTCGCGATCGACAGCCGCGACGACGAGGACGTCGTGGTGCTGGGCGACGGCACGATGATCGAGGCCGACGTCGTGGTCCTGTCGGTGGGCGTCACCCCGGACACCGCCGTGTTCGCCGCGGCCGGTGTCGAATGCGAGCGCGGCGCCATCGTCGTCGACGAGCACGGGCGCACCGACGTGGACGGCATCTGGGCCGTCGGCGACGCGACCCTCGCCACCGATCGGGTGACCGGTCTGCGCCGCCCGGTTCCGCTGGCCGGCCCCGCCAACCGGGCAGGCCGCCTGGTGGCCGACGACATCGTCACACCGCAGATCGCCCGGCCGATCCCGCATCCGCTGGGGACGGCGATCGTCCGCGTCGGCGAATTGACCGCCGCGCTGACCGGTGCGAACCGCGCCGCTCTCGACGCTGCCGGGATCGACTACCGCACCGTCCACCTGCACGCCGATCACCACGCCGGATACTTCCCCGGCGCGCGGCAACTGCACCTGATGATGCACCTGCGGACGTCCGACGGGCTGATCCTCGGCGCCCAGGGCGTCGGCCCCGAGGGCGTCGACAAGCGGATCGACGTGCTGGCCACCGCCATCGCCAACGCCATGACCGGTCCGGAGCTGATCGACCTCGATCTGGCGTACGCGCCGCCGTTCGGCTCCGCGAAGGACCCGGTGAATCTGCTCGGGATGATCGCCGAGAATGTGCTCGACGGCGAGATGGCGCTCTGGTACGCCGAGCAGGTCGCCGATCCCGGCTACTTCATCCTGGACGTGCGCAGTCAGGAGGAGTACGACGATGACCACCTCGACGGCGCGTATCTGGTGCCGCACACCGAGGTTCGTGCACGGCTGGACGAGATCCGCGAGGCCGCGGCCGGTCGTCCGATCCGGGTGCACTGTGCCAGCGGCAAGCGCAGCTACCTGGCATACCGCGTGCTGACTGCCGCGGGCCTGGAGGCGGCCAACCTGTCCGGCGGCCTGCTCACCCTGCGCGCCGCGCTCGCCCACGAGCCCGCGCTCGCCTGA